The genomic region GATGACCAGCGCGCCCAACAGGTCGAACACTGCCAGCACCGCAAACAGCGGGCTAAAACCGATGGTGTCTGCCAGCGCGCCGACCACCAGGGCAAACAGCGTACTCGCCAGCCAGGCGGACATACCGGTCAGGCCGTTGGCGGTGGCGACTTCGTTACGACCAAAGACGTCCGAAGAGAGCGTAATTAGCGCGCCAGAAAGCGCCTGATGAGCAAAACCCCCGATACACAACAGCATAATGGCGATGTATGGACTGGTGAACAGGCCGATCATCCCTGGGCCAATCATCAGCAGGGCGCCCATCGTGACCACCATCTTACGGGAAACGATCAGGTTCACCCCAAACCAGCGCTGAAACAGCGGCGGCAGATAACCACCGACGATACAGCCCAGGTCGGCAAACAGCATCGGCATCCACGCAAACATGGCGATTTCTTTCAGGTTAAAACCATACACTTTAAACATGAACAGCGGGATCCAGGCGTTGAAAGTCCCCCACGCCGGTTCAGCCAGAAAGCGTGGCAGGGCGATACCCCAGAACTGACGGTTACGCAGGATTTGCAGCGGTGACATTTTCTTTTCGCTGCTGGTCTGGTGCTGCGCCTCCTGACCATTGATGATGTAATCACGCTCTTCATCGGTCAGCTTTTTCTGATCGCGCGGGTGTTTGTAATAGACCAGCCAGGCGATGGCCCAGACGAAGCTCAGGACACCAGAGATAATGAAGGCCATTTGCCAGCTATGCATCACGATCGCCCAGACGACCAGCGGCGGTGCAATCATCGCGCCAATTGAGGAGCCGACGTTAAAATAGCCCACGGCAATCGAACGTTCTTTAGCCGGGAACCATTCAGAACTGGCTTTTAAACCCGCAGGGATCATCGCGGCCTCAGCGGCACCTACTGCGCCACGCGCCAGCGCCAGTCCGCCCCAACTTC from Citrobacter sp. RHB25-C09 harbors:
- a CDS encoding MFS transporter — translated: MRKIKGLRWYMIALVTLGTVLGYLTRNTVAAAAPTLMEELHISTQQYSYIIAAYSAAYTVMQPVAGYVLDVLGTKVGYAMFAVLWAVFCGATALAGSWGGLALARGAVGAAEAAMIPAGLKASSEWFPAKERSIAVGYFNVGSSIGAMIAPPLVVWAIVMHSWQMAFIISGVLSFVWAIAWLVYYKHPRDQKKLTDEERDYIINGQEAQHQTSSEKKMSPLQILRNRQFWGIALPRFLAEPAWGTFNAWIPLFMFKVYGFNLKEIAMFAWMPMLFADLGCIVGGYLPPLFQRWFGVNLIVSRKMVVTMGALLMIGPGMIGLFTSPYIAIMLLCIGGFAHQALSGALITLSSDVFGRNEVATANGLTGMSAWLASTLFALVVGALADTIGFSPLFAVLAVFDLLGALVIWTVLQNKPANNADSTPQVNTPATQG